The following nucleotide sequence is from Dyella sp. BiH032.
TACCGCCACGGTGGGCTCGCTCAGCGCCGCGGTCTGCTTCGCCACCGCGGCGTGCGCCGCGAGCCGGGGCAAGGTGCCGACGGCCAGGGCGATGCCCACCAGCGCGAGCGAGATGGCCAGGCGGCGCCTGGGCCAGGAGGAGATATTCAAAGGCATCAACTCGGACATGGGAGTTCTCCGGTCAGGACGCGGCATGCGTGAGTGCAGGCAGCGCGCCGCTGTCGCGGCGGCGCAGCCAGGCATGCACGGCGGCGAAGGCGGTGGGTACGAACACGAGGGTGGTGAGGGTGCCGAACAGCAGGCCGCCGATCACCGCGCGGCCGAGCGGCGCGTTCTGCTCGCCGCCGTCGCCCAGGCCCAGGGCCATGGGCAACATGCCGATCAACATGGCCAGCGCCGTCATCAGCACCGGCCGGAAACGCGTGGCGCCGGCCTCGAAGGCGGCCTGCAGCGGCGTCGAGCCGGCGGCCAGCCGGTCGCGCGCGAAGCTCACCACCAGGATGCTGTTGGCGGTGGCGATGCCGATGCACATGATGGCGCCCGTCAACGCCGGCACGCTTACCGTCGTGCGGGTGACGAACAGCATCCAGGTCGCGCCGGCCAGCGCGCCGGGCAGGCCGCCGATGATCACCAGCGGGTCCACCCACGACTGGAAGTTCACCACCATCAGCGCGTACACCAGCAGCACTGCGCAGGCCAGGCCCAGCAGCAGGCCCTGGAACGAGGACTGCATGGTCTGCACTTCCCCGCGCACCACGATGGCCGAACCCGGCGGCAGGTGCGCGCGGGCCTGCGCGACCAGGCGGTCCACGTCGGCCGCCACCGCACCCAGGTCGCGTCCTTGCACGCCGGCGAACACGTCGATCACCGGCTGCACGTTGTAGTGCGAGACCACCGCCTCCTGGGCACCGCGCGACAGCGTGCTGAGCGAGCCGAGGATCGGCGGCGTGCCGTTGCGCAGGGCGCCCGCCTCGTCGCCGGTGGACAGCGGGATATTGCCCAGCGCCTGCAGCGAATCGATGGCGTACTGCGGCGATTCGGTGGTCAGCGGATAGCTCACGCCGTTCTTCGGATTGAGCCAGAAGTTGGGCGTGGTCTGCGCGCTGCCGGACAGCGCGATCAGCACGTTCTGCGCGATGGCGCGGGCCTGGAAGCCGGCCTGGATGGCCTTGGTGCGATCCACCTGCACGTTGATGGCGGGTGCGTCATCCGGCTGCTGGATGCGCGGATCGACCAGCCCGTCCACGCCGCGCAACTGGCCCAGCAGGCGCTCCGCCACTGCCCGGTTGCCCTGCTTGTCGTTGCCCACCACCTGGATGTCGATCGGCGACGGCAGGCCGAAGTCCAGCGTCTGGCTGATGATGTCCGCCGGCAGGAAGGCGAATGACACGCCCGGGAAATCGCGGTTCAGGCGCTGCCGCAGCTCCGCGACGTAACTTTCCGTCGGCCGGTGACCCGGCTTCAGCGTGATGAGCACGTCCGCGTCGGACGAGCCGACCGGCAGCGACGAGTCGTACGTCATGTTGATGCCACTCACCGGCAGGCCGATGTTGTCCAGCACACTGCCGAGCGTGCCGGCGGGGATCGCCTTGCGCACGTCCTGCTCCACCAGGTCCACCACGCGGGCCGTTTCCTCGATGCGGGTGCCGGTGCGGGCGCGCAGGTGCAGGCGGATCTCGCCGGTGTCGGAGGTCGGGAAGAAGTCGCGGCCAAGCACCGGAATCAGCAGCAGCGAGCCGGCACAGGCAAGGGCGAACGCGATGGCGACGCGTCGGGGGTTGGCGATGGCCAGCCGCACGGTGTCCTGGTAGCGCGCATGGAAACCGTCGAAACCCCGCTCGAAACGCTGCTGCAGGCGGCGCAGCCGTTGCCAGCGCCCCTGCCCCGCCGCGGCGCCGGCCGTTTCGTGCTTGAGCAGATACATCGCCAGCGTCGGAATCAGCGTGCGCGACAGGAAATAGGACGCGAGCATCGCGAACACCACCGCTTCCGCCAGCGGCACGAATAGATAGCGGGCCACGCCGGACAGCAGGAACATCGGCAGGAACACGATGCAGATCGCCAGCGTGGACACCAGCGTCGGCAGCGCGATCTGGTCGGACGCGGTCACGATCGCCTGGTCCAGCGGCTCGCCCAGTTCGCGGCGGTGGCTGATCGCCTCGATCGCCACCGTGGCGTCGTCCACCAGGATGCCCACCGCCAGCGCGAGGCCACCCAGCGTCATGATGTTGATGGTCTGTCCCAGCGCCGACAGCGCGATCAGCGAGGCCATCACCGACAGCGGAATGGTGATGGCGATGATCAGCGTGGAACGCCAGCTGCCCAGGAACAGCAGGATCATCAGCGCCGTCAGCGCGGCGGCGATCAGCCCTTCGCGCACCACGCCGGCCACGGCGGAGCTCACGAACACGGACTGGTCGGACACCGCCTTCACGTCCAGCGCCTTGGGCAGGCCGGCGGCGATCCGCGGCAGCAGCGCCTTGACCTGGCCGATGATGCTGAGCGTGGAGGCGTCGCCGCTCTTCTCCACCTGCAGCAGCGCCGAACGGGTGCCGTCGACGCGCACGATATTGGTCTGCGGCGCGAAGCCGTCGCGCACCTGGGCGACGTCGCGCAGGTAGATCACGCCGCCCGGGGTCGCCTTCAGCGGGATCTGGTTGAGCTCATCGACCGAAGCCGGGCTGCCGTTGAGGTTGACGTCGTATTCCAGCGCGCCGATCTTCGCCGTGCCGCCGGGCAGGATCAGGTTCTGCGCGTTGACCGCGTTGACCACGTCCAGCGGCGACAGGCCGCGCGCCTGCATGGCCTTGGTGTCGATGTCCACCATCACCTGCCGCACCTTGCCGCCGAACGGCAGCGGCACCGCCGCGCCCTGCACCGTGGCCAGCTGCGTGCGGATGAAGTTGTTGCCCAGGTCGTACAGCTGCTGCTCCGGCAGCGAGCGGCTGGACAAGGCTAGCTGCAGGATCGGCACCGTCGAGGCGTTGTAGGAGATGACCAGCGGCGGCAGCGTGCCGGGCGGCAGCACGCGCAGGATGGATTGCGCGTTGGCCGAGGCTTCGGCGATCGCGCGGTTGATGTCGGCGCCGGCATGGAAATACACCTTGATCACCGCTACGCCGTTGACCGTCTGCGACTCGACGTGCTCGATGTTGTCCACGTCCGAAGTCAGCGCGCGCTCGTACGGCGTGGTGATGCGGTTGGCCATGTCCGTGGCCGAGAAGCCGTTGTACGACCACACGATGCTCAGCACCGGGATATTGATGTTCGGAAAGATGTCCGTCGGCGTCCGCAGGATCATCAGCGGCCCGGCGATGGCCAGCAGCAAGGCCAGCACGATGAAGGTATAAGGGCGCCGCAGCGCCAGGTGCACGATCCACATGAGCGAAACCCCGTCGTCGGCCCCGCGGGCCAGTGGCGGGCGGTCCAGCCGCCCCGCGAACAAGGCTAGGCGCGGGGCGCTTGCCCACCCCTGACGGTTACCTGACGATTTTGTAATCACGTCCCCGCGGGCGCCGCGCGTATGATCCGGCCCAACAGGTAAAGCGGATCGGGCCATGCGGCTTCTGGTGATCGAGGACGAAAAAAAGGCGGGCGAGTACCTCAAGAAGGGGCTGGAGGAATCCGGCTTCACGGTGGACGTGGTCGCCAACGGCCTCGACGGCCTGCACCAGGCGCTGGAAGAGGACTACGACCTGATCGTGCTCGACGTGATGCTGCCGGGCATGGACGGCTGGGAGATCCTGCGCCGCCTGCGCCCGAAGAAAGACACGCCGGTGCTGCTGCTCACCGCGGTGGACGAGCTGGAGGAACGCGTGAAGGG
It contains:
- a CDS encoding efflux RND transporter permease subunit, whose protein sequence is MWIVHLALRRPYTFIVLALLLAIAGPLMILRTPTDIFPNINIPVLSIVWSYNGFSATDMANRITTPYERALTSDVDNIEHVESQTVNGVAVIKVYFHAGADINRAIAEASANAQSILRVLPPGTLPPLVISYNASTVPILQLALSSRSLPEQQLYDLGNNFIRTQLATVQGAAVPLPFGGKVRQVMVDIDTKAMQARGLSPLDVVNAVNAQNLILPGGTAKIGALEYDVNLNGSPASVDELNQIPLKATPGGVIYLRDVAQVRDGFAPQTNIVRVDGTRSALLQVEKSGDASTLSIIGQVKALLPRIAAGLPKALDVKAVSDQSVFVSSAVAGVVREGLIAAALTALMILLFLGSWRSTLIIAITIPLSVMASLIALSALGQTINIMTLGGLALAVGILVDDATVAIEAISHRRELGEPLDQAIVTASDQIALPTLVSTLAICIVFLPMFLLSGVARYLFVPLAEAVVFAMLASYFLSRTLIPTLAMYLLKHETAGAAAGQGRWQRLRRLQQRFERGFDGFHARYQDTVRLAIANPRRVAIAFALACAGSLLLIPVLGRDFFPTSDTGEIRLHLRARTGTRIEETARVVDLVEQDVRKAIPAGTLGSVLDNIGLPVSGINMTYDSSLPVGSSDADVLITLKPGHRPTESYVAELRQRLNRDFPGVSFAFLPADIISQTLDFGLPSPIDIQVVGNDKQGNRAVAERLLGQLRGVDGLVDPRIQQPDDAPAINVQVDRTKAIQAGFQARAIAQNVLIALSGSAQTTPNFWLNPKNGVSYPLTTESPQYAIDSLQALGNIPLSTGDEAGALRNGTPPILGSLSTLSRGAQEAVVSHYNVQPVIDVFAGVQGRDLGAVAADVDRLVAQARAHLPPGSAIVVRGEVQTMQSSFQGLLLGLACAVLLVYALMVVNFQSWVDPLVIIGGLPGALAGATWMLFVTRTTVSVPALTGAIMCIGIATANSILVVSFARDRLAAGSTPLQAAFEAGATRFRPVLMTALAMLIGMLPMALGLGDGGEQNAPLGRAVIGGLLFGTLTTLVFVPTAFAAVHAWLRRRDSGALPALTHAAS